One window from the genome of [Mycobacterium] stephanolepidis encodes:
- a CDS encoding alcohol dehydrogenase catalytic domain-containing protein codes for MRIRSAVLHAAPIERPYRDTHPLKVVELELDPPGPGEVLVRIEAAGLCHSDLSVVDGNRIRPVPMALGHEAAGVIAEVGPGVRDVSPGDHVVLVYVPSCGACRYCSSGRPALCPDAAAANGRGDLIRGGTRLHGLDGSEVRHHLGVSGFADHAVVDRNSVVVVDKDVPLDTAALFGCAMLTGFGAVTHTASVRPGDSVAVLGLGGVGQAVVMSAAAAGAGEVLAIDPVPAKRELALELGATGACTPDEAPGGHDWVFEVVGSAAVLEQAYALTGRGGGTVSVGLPHPDARISLPALSIVAEGRSILGSYMGSAQPQQDIPAMLALWRVGRLPVEKLKSGELPLDDINIALDALADGLAVRQVLRP; via the coding sequence GTGCGAATTCGTAGTGCGGTGCTGCACGCGGCACCGATCGAAAGGCCATACCGCGACACACACCCACTGAAAGTCGTTGAACTCGAACTCGACCCACCGGGCCCCGGCGAGGTACTGGTCCGGATCGAAGCCGCAGGGCTGTGTCACTCGGATCTGTCAGTCGTCGACGGCAACCGGATACGTCCGGTGCCCATGGCGCTCGGACACGAGGCCGCCGGCGTCATCGCAGAAGTCGGCCCCGGTGTTCGCGACGTCTCCCCCGGCGACCACGTGGTGCTGGTGTACGTACCGAGCTGCGGCGCCTGCAGGTACTGCTCGTCGGGCCGCCCGGCGCTGTGCCCGGACGCTGCGGCGGCCAACGGCCGCGGTGACCTCATCCGCGGCGGTACCAGACTGCACGGCCTCGACGGTTCCGAGGTTCGTCATCACCTGGGCGTCTCAGGCTTCGCCGATCATGCCGTGGTGGACCGCAATTCGGTGGTCGTCGTCGATAAAGACGTACCACTGGACACAGCAGCGCTGTTCGGGTGCGCCATGCTGACCGGCTTCGGAGCGGTCACTCACACCGCGTCCGTACGCCCCGGCGATTCGGTCGCGGTCCTGGGGCTGGGCGGTGTGGGGCAGGCCGTGGTGATGTCCGCGGCGGCGGCCGGCGCCGGCGAGGTGCTGGCCATCGACCCGGTACCCGCCAAACGCGAGCTGGCCCTTGAGCTCGGGGCCACCGGCGCGTGCACACCTGACGAAGCGCCCGGCGGTCACGACTGGGTGTTCGAGGTGGTCGGATCGGCCGCCGTGCTGGAACAGGCCTACGCGCTCACCGGCCGTGGTGGGGGCACCGTATCGGTGGGTCTGCCACATCCGGATGCGCGAATCAGCCTGCCCGCGTTGAGCATCGTCGCCGAGGGCCGCAGCATCCTGGGCTCCTACATGGGATCGGCGCAGCCACAACAGGACATCCCGGCGATGCTGGCGCTGTGGCGCGTCGGACGGCTGCCGGTGGAAAAGCTGAAGTCCGGAGAGCTGCCCCTCGATGACATCAACATCGCGCTGGACGCACTGGCCGACGGACTCGCGGTGCGTCAGGTGCTGCGCCCATGA
- a CDS encoding TetR/AcrR family transcriptional regulator, whose protein sequence is MTKPATRGRKTTRPSGDERIQAILTNTEELLGQRPLTDISVDDLARGAGISRPTFYFYFSSKEAVLLTLAERIIEEADANVAGIDPAAMTSPAEYWRAVIKAYFDAFGSHRALTVALSSMQGTSPELDQRWSEVTENWVSNTTLGIEAERTRGAAPNTIPARDIAIALNLINQAMMRATFTGQQPAVDDGKVVDTLLHVWLNAIYGGVCANS, encoded by the coding sequence GTGACAAAACCGGCAACGCGAGGCCGCAAAACCACGCGTCCCTCCGGGGACGAGCGGATACAGGCCATCCTGACCAACACCGAGGAACTGCTCGGGCAACGCCCACTGACGGATATCTCCGTCGATGATCTAGCGCGTGGAGCCGGCATCTCGCGCCCCACGTTCTACTTCTATTTTTCCTCGAAGGAGGCGGTACTTCTCACGCTGGCCGAGCGGATCATCGAAGAGGCCGACGCCAACGTCGCCGGTATTGACCCCGCGGCCATGACAAGCCCCGCCGAGTACTGGCGCGCCGTGATCAAGGCCTACTTTGACGCCTTCGGCTCCCACCGGGCCCTCACCGTCGCGTTGTCCAGCATGCAAGGAACAAGCCCCGAGCTAGATCAACGCTGGTCCGAGGTGACGGAGAACTGGGTCTCCAACACGACGCTGGGCATCGAGGCCGAACGCACGCGCGGCGCCGCGCCCAACACCATCCCAGCCCGCGATATCGCTATTGCTCTCAACCTCATCAACCAGGCGATGATGCGCGCCACCTTCACCGGGCAGCAGCCCGCGGTCGACGACGGCAAGGTGGTCGATACGCTGCTCCACGTCTGGCTCAATGCGATTTACGGAGGGGTCTGTGCGAATTCGTAG
- a CDS encoding DUF3159 domain-containing protein: MASSDAALWRVLVRRLGGAAAILHAAFPTAVFAVLAPGAGLLVASVAALGTSLAIVCFQIAMGRTARGALIGAASVSVALLVAWGMGDARGYFVIGIWRSLLAAIAGAVSILMRWPLAGCAWGWLLDHGTRWRSVPPAFLAYVLMTFSGVLANAARFVVQQDLYDTDSLSALAMARVLMGWPLGVLLIVIAYPLLRRAHRAMRVTSD; this comes from the coding sequence ATGGCCAGCAGTGATGCCGCATTGTGGCGTGTGCTGGTCCGTCGGCTGGGTGGCGCGGCGGCCATCCTGCACGCGGCGTTCCCCACGGCGGTGTTCGCCGTCCTTGCGCCGGGAGCTGGATTGTTGGTGGCAAGCGTTGCGGCCCTGGGGACTTCCCTGGCGATCGTGTGTTTTCAGATCGCAATGGGCAGGACTGCCCGTGGTGCGTTGATCGGGGCCGCCTCCGTGAGTGTGGCACTACTCGTTGCGTGGGGAATGGGCGATGCGCGAGGCTATTTCGTCATAGGAATCTGGAGAAGCCTGCTCGCGGCGATTGCGGGAGCGGTGTCAATCCTGATGCGATGGCCTTTGGCGGGATGTGCGTGGGGTTGGCTGCTTGACCACGGGACGCGTTGGCGCAGTGTTCCGCCGGCATTCCTGGCGTACGTACTGATGACATTTTCGGGCGTGCTCGCCAATGCCGCGCGATTCGTTGTGCAGCAAGATCTCTACGACACGGACAGCCTATCGGCATTGGCGATGGCGCGAGTCCTCATGGGCTGGCCATTGGGTGTCCTGCTCATCGTGATCGCTTACCCGTTGCTGCGCCGGGCGCACCGCGCGATGCGCGTTACAAGCGACTGA
- a CDS encoding MmpS family transport accessory protein codes for MQGWFWNFLKRWWTFIVAAAVVAVVAFGVTRLHGIFGSNIELSRPGTEAMENTNYNPKRVLLEVFGTSGSTATINFLDEMAQPHRVDNAALPWSHELVTNDPTLFADLRAQGSGDVTGCRITVDGIVKDERTVTIVNGYTTCLDKSA; via the coding sequence GTGCAGGGCTGGTTCTGGAATTTCCTCAAACGCTGGTGGACATTCATCGTCGCGGCAGCCGTGGTGGCAGTAGTGGCCTTCGGAGTGACACGGCTCCACGGCATTTTCGGTTCAAACATCGAACTGTCACGTCCTGGCACCGAGGCCATGGAGAACACCAACTACAACCCCAAGCGCGTCCTTCTCGAGGTCTTCGGCACGTCGGGGAGCACAGCCACCATCAACTTCCTCGATGAGATGGCTCAGCCGCACCGCGTCGACAACGCCGCGCTGCCCTGGTCTCACGAACTCGTGACCAACGACCCCACCTTGTTCGCCGACCTGCGCGCACAGGGCAGTGGTGACGTGACGGGCTGCCGCATCACCGTCGACGGCATCGTCAAAGACGAAAGGACTGTCACCATCGTGAATGGCTACACCACCTGCCTGGACAAGTCCGCATGA
- a CDS encoding cytochrome P450, whose protein sequence is MRVQTEVDPLLRRLLDEGDRADPYPLYGEIRELARTGAVRPQGLPVSVLATFDDCNAMLRHPLASSDARHAHIRQRAGSPAPAREPSLLGLDGAPHARLRGLVQKAFNAKVVNAISESIQQLIDELLDSAAEMGTFDLIADCAYPLPVTVISRILGVPPGDESMVVDTTKLLNGSPGLAFALTGEAPDNTAQVQADADMRAYFSELVASRRHHPGADLLSALIDAEAAGDRLTDEEIVTMCVILYLAGHITTVNLIGNAALAMLRQPRHWRELGADSEYASAVVEETLRFDPPVQMVMRTAAQDMTAGAATLPKGELVLILLAAAQRDPAVYEDPDTFHPRRSDAKHLAFGLGPHFCLGAPLARLEARLALSALTARFPNAHMVAEPTYTSNAALRGISTFPLSVR, encoded by the coding sequence ATGCGTGTACAAACTGAAGTAGATCCCCTACTCCGCCGCCTCCTGGATGAGGGAGACAGGGCGGATCCGTATCCGCTCTATGGGGAAATTCGAGAGTTGGCCAGAACTGGCGCCGTGCGTCCGCAGGGCCTGCCAGTCAGCGTGCTGGCGACGTTCGATGATTGCAATGCCATGCTTCGGCATCCGCTGGCCTCCTCGGACGCTCGTCACGCCCATATACGCCAGCGTGCGGGTAGTCCGGCCCCCGCACGTGAGCCGTCACTTCTGGGTTTGGATGGTGCGCCCCATGCCAGGTTGCGCGGCCTCGTCCAGAAAGCATTCAACGCCAAGGTGGTCAATGCGATAAGTGAGAGTATTCAGCAGCTCATCGATGAATTACTGGACAGTGCAGCAGAAATGGGCACATTCGATCTCATCGCCGACTGTGCGTACCCACTGCCGGTGACCGTGATCTCGCGGATCCTGGGGGTGCCCCCCGGCGATGAGTCGATGGTGGTTGACACGACCAAGCTGCTCAACGGTTCACCCGGACTCGCGTTTGCGCTCACCGGTGAGGCACCGGATAACACCGCGCAGGTGCAGGCGGACGCAGACATGCGGGCCTACTTCTCAGAGCTGGTTGCCTCGCGGCGACACCATCCCGGCGCGGACTTGCTATCGGCACTGATCGATGCCGAAGCCGCTGGCGATCGCCTCACCGACGAGGAGATCGTCACCATGTGCGTGATCTTGTACTTGGCGGGCCACATCACCACGGTCAACCTCATCGGCAACGCGGCGCTGGCCATGTTGCGTCAGCCGCGGCATTGGCGGGAGCTGGGAGCTGACTCGGAATATGCCTCGGCGGTAGTCGAAGAGACATTGCGTTTCGACCCTCCCGTGCAGATGGTCATGCGTACCGCGGCGCAGGACATGACCGCCGGTGCGGCGACCTTGCCGAAGGGAGAGTTGGTTTTGATATTGCTCGCTGCGGCGCAACGTGATCCGGCTGTCTACGAGGATCCTGACACATTCCATCCACGGCGTTCCGATGCGAAACACTTGGCATTCGGTCTTGGTCCGCACTTTTGTCTGGGCGCCCCGTTGGCGCGGCTGGAGGCAAGGCTCGCGCTATCGGCTCTTACTGCCCGGTTTCCCAACGCCCACATGGTCGCTGAGCCCACCTATACATCCAACGCGGCGCTACGGGGAATCAGTACATTTCCGCTGAGCGTTCGTTGA
- a CDS encoding TetR/AcrR family transcriptional regulator, whose protein sequence is MTNGVSTGLTKAAKKRQVSQWTPREVELLAVTLRLLQQHGYDRLSVDEVAAESKASKATIYRRWPSKAELVLAAFIEGMRAQLIRPNTGSLREDLLQIGDSVLEESRHNLPIMRGMLNEIARNPALTKAFRTQFIDQRKSLISDVLDAAVERGEIDSAAINEELWDLLPGYLVFRGLLPVRSATADTVRTLVDDVIMPSLTRKL, encoded by the coding sequence ATGACGAATGGTGTGTCAACGGGGTTGACTAAGGCGGCGAAGAAGCGACAAGTCTCCCAGTGGACGCCGCGAGAGGTGGAGCTGCTCGCTGTCACTCTGCGGCTGCTGCAGCAACATGGGTACGACCGACTTTCGGTCGACGAAGTCGCCGCGGAGTCGAAGGCGAGTAAGGCCACGATCTATCGGCGTTGGCCTTCGAAGGCGGAACTGGTGCTGGCGGCCTTCATCGAGGGAATGCGCGCGCAGCTGATCCGGCCGAATACTGGTTCGCTCCGTGAAGACTTGCTCCAGATAGGCGACAGCGTGCTTGAAGAGAGTCGCCACAACTTGCCCATCATGCGCGGGATGTTGAATGAGATTGCTCGAAACCCCGCACTGACCAAGGCATTTCGGACGCAATTCATCGATCAACGTAAGTCGTTGATCAGTGACGTGCTCGACGCGGCCGTCGAACGCGGTGAGATCGATTCCGCCGCCATCAATGAGGAGCTCTGGGATCTGTTGCCGGGGTATCTTGTGTTCCGCGGGTTACTGCCGGTGAGGTCTGCTACGGCGGACACCGTCCGCACGCTGGTGGACGATGTCATCATGCCCAGCCTGACCCGAAAGCTCTGA
- a CDS encoding ArsR/SmtB family transcription factor, producing MVFKALADRTRRELLDRLHERNGQTLGQLCDGVRMTRQSATQHLGVLESANLITTVRQGREKLHYLNPVPLHEIQERWIDKFERPRLRALSAIKQRAEEPEMSQPTFVYTTYINSTPEKVWQAITDPELSGQYWGHSNVSDWQQGSRWEHQRVDGSGIADVVGTVVEADPPRKLVTTWVDPAGGAEAPASTVTFLIQPYRDIVRLTVEHADLADPSEYAQASGGWAAVLSNLKSFLETGAPLPTAPWTQPG from the coding sequence ATGGTCTTCAAGGCGCTCGCCGACCGGACTCGGCGGGAGCTGCTGGACCGGCTGCATGAACGTAACGGCCAGACCCTCGGTCAGCTGTGCGACGGCGTTCGGATGACGCGGCAATCGGCGACTCAGCATCTGGGCGTACTGGAATCTGCCAACTTGATCACTACCGTGCGGCAGGGCCGGGAGAAGCTGCACTATCTCAATCCGGTTCCGCTGCATGAGATTCAGGAACGGTGGATCGACAAGTTCGAACGCCCGCGACTGCGGGCGTTGAGCGCCATCAAGCAGCGAGCCGAGGAGCCGGAGATGTCTCAACCAACTTTCGTCTACACCACCTACATCAACAGCACGCCCGAGAAGGTGTGGCAGGCCATCACCGATCCCGAACTCAGCGGCCAGTACTGGGGACACTCGAATGTGTCTGACTGGCAACAGGGTTCACGTTGGGAGCATCAGCGCGTGGACGGGTCCGGCATTGCCGACGTTGTCGGTACGGTTGTAGAGGCGGATCCGCCCAGAAAGCTGGTCACCACGTGGGTGGACCCGGCCGGCGGTGCCGAAGCTCCCGCGTCCACCGTCACCTTCCTGATTCAGCCGTATCGAGACATCGTGCGGCTGACTGTCGAGCACGCCGACCTTGCGGACCCGTCGGAGTATGCCCAGGCCAGCGGTGGGTGGGCCGCGGTGCTGTCAAACCTTAAGTCGTTCTTGGAGACTGGGGCCCCGTTGCCTACGGCGCCGTGGACTCAACCCGGCTAG
- a CDS encoding MMPL/RND family transporter, whose product MSADHTQESRAARIIRSLAVPIVLFWVAIAAVTNAAVPQLEVVGEERSAPLNAADAPSTLAMRHIGKVFNEFDSDSSAMVVLEGDKPLGAEEHQYYNTLVQRLNDDREHVQHVADYWGDPITAGGSQSKDGKAAYVQVYVAGNQGEALSNESVDAVRRIVADTPAPDGVKAYVSGEAPTITDQFEVGNAGSAQVTIITFAVIAIMLLVVYRSLSTTALVLVTVLVELAAARGIVAALGHTGVIGLSTYATNLLTMLAIAAGTDYAIFFVGRYQEARSAGEDRLAAYHTMFKSTAHVIVGSGLTVAGALLCLSFTRLPYFQTLGVPAALGVLVTLAAALTMAPAMLVIGSRFGLLDPKRAMRTRGWRRIGTAIVRWPGPILVVSCVVTLIGLLALPGYKTIYDGRIYMPSSVPSNVGYAAAERHFSVARLNPELLMIETDFNMRNPAGMVLLERVAKSVLHARGVALVQSITRPLGTPITHSSIPFQISASSASQLMNLSQQENQALYLSQQADQMTRTIAVLKQQLALQQQSAAITHEQTQGFQQTVAVAQDLRDKIANFDDQFRPIRNYFYWEPHCFDIPFCAALRSVFDALDGIDELVDALQTVTGSLNKLDALQPKLVDLIPPQIEIQEKNRDLTQSNYAINNGTNTQNEESTRTATELGKAFDDAKNDDSFYLPPEAFDNPAFKRGMKLFMSPDGKAARMIITHQGDPQTSEGIEHIDAIKEAAFDAVKATPLADAKIYVAGTASAYKDIADGQKYDLLMAALASLGLILLIMMFLTRSLVAALVIVGTVALSLAASFGMSVVVWQYIFGIPLYWVIFPLAVIILLAVGADYNLLLISRFKEETGAGLKTGIIRAIAGTGGVVTAAGLVFAVTMSSFIFSDLRVLGQIGTTIGLGLLFDTLVVRSFLTPAIATMLGRWFWWPLNVRTRPTPKPFGPKAVAPDDATGPISVGT is encoded by the coding sequence ATGAGCGCCGACCACACCCAAGAATCGCGGGCAGCGAGGATCATCCGCAGCCTCGCGGTGCCGATTGTGTTGTTCTGGGTGGCCATCGCGGCGGTAACCAACGCCGCCGTGCCCCAACTGGAGGTGGTGGGTGAAGAACGGTCTGCCCCGCTGAACGCGGCCGATGCGCCGTCGACACTCGCGATGAGACATATCGGCAAGGTATTCAACGAGTTCGACTCGGACAGCTCCGCAATGGTTGTACTGGAAGGCGACAAACCCCTTGGTGCGGAAGAACACCAGTACTACAACACACTGGTGCAACGGCTGAACGACGACCGCGAACACGTGCAGCACGTCGCCGACTACTGGGGCGATCCCATCACGGCAGGTGGCTCCCAAAGCAAGGACGGCAAGGCCGCGTACGTGCAGGTCTATGTCGCCGGAAATCAGGGCGAGGCGCTCTCCAATGAGTCCGTCGACGCCGTGCGTCGCATCGTAGCGGACACACCGGCCCCGGACGGGGTCAAGGCCTACGTTTCCGGTGAGGCCCCCACCATCACCGATCAGTTCGAGGTAGGTAACGCGGGTTCCGCCCAAGTCACGATCATCACCTTCGCGGTCATCGCGATCATGCTGCTGGTCGTCTATCGCTCGCTTAGCACCACGGCACTGGTTCTGGTGACAGTCTTGGTGGAACTGGCCGCAGCACGAGGAATCGTGGCAGCACTGGGACATACAGGCGTCATTGGACTGTCGACGTATGCCACGAATCTGCTGACGATGCTCGCCATTGCGGCCGGTACCGACTACGCGATATTTTTCGTCGGCCGCTATCAAGAGGCACGCTCGGCCGGTGAGGACCGCCTGGCCGCCTACCACACGATGTTCAAGTCCACCGCGCACGTGATCGTCGGATCGGGTCTGACGGTTGCCGGTGCGTTGCTCTGCCTGTCGTTCACACGGCTGCCCTACTTTCAGACCCTGGGTGTGCCCGCGGCGCTCGGGGTGCTGGTGACGTTGGCCGCCGCCCTCACCATGGCGCCGGCCATGTTGGTAATCGGAAGCCGATTCGGACTGCTGGACCCCAAACGTGCGATGCGCACGCGTGGTTGGCGCCGTATCGGCACGGCGATCGTGCGCTGGCCCGGACCGATTCTCGTCGTCTCATGCGTTGTGACGCTCATTGGATTGCTCGCATTGCCCGGATACAAGACCATCTACGATGGCCGCATCTACATGCCGAGCTCGGTTCCGTCCAACGTGGGGTATGCCGCCGCCGAGCGACACTTCTCCGTCGCACGCCTGAACCCCGAGCTTCTGATGATCGAAACCGATTTCAATATGCGTAACCCCGCGGGAATGGTCTTGTTGGAACGCGTCGCCAAGTCCGTTCTACACGCCCGCGGCGTGGCCCTGGTCCAGTCGATCACCCGCCCACTCGGGACGCCGATCACCCATTCCTCCATTCCATTTCAGATCAGTGCATCAAGTGCCAGCCAGCTGATGAATCTCTCACAGCAGGAGAACCAGGCCCTATATCTTTCCCAACAGGCTGATCAGATGACGCGGACCATCGCTGTGCTGAAACAGCAACTGGCACTTCAACAACAAAGTGCGGCGATCACGCATGAACAAACCCAGGGATTCCAGCAGACCGTGGCAGTCGCACAGGACCTGCGGGACAAGATCGCGAACTTCGACGACCAGTTCCGGCCCATACGCAACTACTTCTACTGGGAGCCGCACTGCTTCGATATCCCCTTCTGCGCGGCGCTGCGATCGGTCTTCGACGCGCTGGACGGTATCGACGAACTCGTCGACGCACTCCAAACCGTCACCGGAAGCCTCAACAAACTCGACGCTTTGCAGCCCAAACTCGTGGATCTCATACCGCCCCAGATCGAGATACAGGAGAAGAACCGCGACCTGACCCAGTCCAACTACGCCATCAACAATGGCACCAATACGCAGAATGAGGAATCTACCCGCACTGCAACAGAATTAGGCAAGGCCTTCGATGACGCGAAGAACGATGACTCCTTCTACCTACCACCGGAGGCATTCGACAACCCCGCGTTCAAACGCGGCATGAAACTGTTCATGTCCCCGGACGGCAAGGCCGCGCGGATGATCATCACCCATCAAGGAGATCCGCAGACCTCCGAGGGCATCGAACACATTGATGCGATCAAAGAGGCGGCTTTCGATGCCGTCAAGGCAACACCATTGGCTGACGCCAAGATCTATGTGGCGGGAACTGCCTCGGCGTACAAGGACATCGCCGACGGCCAGAAATACGATCTGCTGATGGCCGCGTTGGCGTCGCTCGGCCTCATCCTGCTCATCATGATGTTCCTCACCCGCAGCCTGGTCGCCGCACTCGTGATCGTGGGGACGGTCGCACTGTCGCTGGCAGCATCGTTCGGGATGTCAGTAGTGGTGTGGCAATACATCTTCGGCATTCCGTTGTATTGGGTCATCTTCCCGCTGGCGGTCATCATCTTGCTGGCGGTCGGAGCAGACTACAACTTGCTGCTGATCTCCCGATTCAAGGAGGAAACGGGCGCGGGCCTGAAGACGGGCATCATCCGTGCCATCGCCGGTACCGGCGGCGTCGTCACCGCCGCGGGCTTGGTCTTCGCGGTGACAATGTCCTCCTTCATCTTCAGCGATCTGCGCGTGCTCGGCCAGATCGGTACCACCATCGGCCTCGGCCTGCTGTTCGACACCCTGGTGGTGCGATCGTTCTTGACCCCGGCGATAGCCACCATGCTGGGTCGCTGGTTCTGGTGGCCCCTCAATGTGCGCACGCGGCCAACGCCCAAACCCTTTGGGCCAAAAGCGGTTGCGCCCGATGATGCCACCGGACCGATCTCGGTGGGCACATAG
- a CDS encoding TetR/AcrR family transcriptional regulator yields the protein MSKREPDHDKPLGRAEIVQAILASAAELFAAKGPSSTSLRDVATHAAVNHSLIHRYFGTKQQLLAATLQHLADRGVELAASGDVDAERQELGDLHMRVLVRSALDGYPIAELQERRPGMEWVLDQARPNFPTERAAQLAAAHATALQYGWRLLGPVLRAGFGLADMDDEALRTEVLAEIGRTLSLPRD from the coding sequence GTGAGCAAACGCGAACCGGATCACGATAAGCCGCTGGGCCGCGCCGAGATTGTGCAGGCCATCCTTGCTTCAGCTGCAGAACTCTTCGCCGCGAAGGGGCCGAGCTCGACCTCATTGCGCGATGTGGCGACGCATGCGGCGGTCAATCACAGTCTGATACACCGATACTTCGGCACCAAACAGCAGTTACTGGCCGCCACACTGCAGCATCTCGCCGATCGAGGCGTCGAACTGGCTGCATCTGGCGATGTGGATGCAGAGCGCCAGGAGCTCGGCGACCTGCACATGCGTGTTCTCGTGCGGTCTGCCCTTGATGGTTATCCGATTGCCGAGCTACAGGAACGCAGACCGGGAATGGAATGGGTCCTGGATCAGGCGCGCCCCAATTTTCCCACCGAGCGTGCGGCGCAGCTTGCCGCGGCGCATGCGACAGCGCTGCAGTACGGCTGGCGTCTGCTCGGTCCGGTATTGCGTGCGGGGTTTGGGCTGGCAGACATGGATGATGAGGCGTTGCGCACCGAGGTGCTCGCCGAGATAGGTCGCACGCTCTCACTACCTCGAGACTGA
- a CDS encoding flavin-containing monooxygenase translates to MTEHVDIVIVGAGISGIGMACHVARDVPGKDFVVLEARERIGGTWDLFRYPGIRSDSDMFTLGFNFRPWTSTKGIADGTSIREYVTDTAREFGVDKKIRFGHKVVGAEWSSEQGLWTVRAEHAGEIVEFTTRFFLACTGYYNYDKGFTPEFAGIEDFTGQVIHPQHWPEDLDYAGKKVVVIGSGATAMTLVPAMAGTAGHVTMLQRSPTYVVSLPSTDALAVALQGKLPASIAYPIVKWKNQMVSFISYQTSRRDPERMKGILRALLKRQLPDFDLDKHFTPKYNPWDQRLCVVPDSDLFRALRKGTASIATDRIARFTPKGILLESGEELEADIIVTATGLNVQLAGGLKPVVDGVQVNPADSVSYKGLMLTGLPNFIFTFGYTNASWTLRADLVSQYACRLLKYMDKEGQTVVWPVEPPTSERLPFLEDLVSGYVTRAESAVPHQVPLAPWRSYQNYFRELPVLKYGKVADKGVRFSKVKVSREAPVAIGR, encoded by the coding sequence ATGACCGAACATGTCGACATTGTCATCGTGGGCGCCGGAATCTCGGGGATCGGCATGGCCTGCCATGTCGCCCGTGACGTGCCGGGCAAGGACTTCGTGGTGCTGGAGGCGCGCGAGCGCATCGGTGGTACCTGGGATCTGTTCCGCTACCCGGGCATCCGCTCCGACTCCGACATGTTCACCCTGGGCTTCAATTTCCGTCCGTGGACGAGCACCAAGGGCATCGCTGACGGAACCTCCATTCGCGAGTACGTCACCGACACCGCCCGCGAGTTCGGCGTGGACAAGAAGATCCGCTTCGGTCACAAGGTCGTCGGTGCCGAGTGGTCCTCCGAGCAGGGACTCTGGACGGTGCGGGCCGAGCACGCGGGTGAGATCGTCGAGTTCACCACGCGGTTCTTCCTGGCGTGCACCGGCTACTACAACTACGACAAAGGCTTCACGCCGGAGTTCGCGGGTATCGAAGACTTCACCGGCCAGGTGATCCATCCGCAGCACTGGCCGGAAGATCTGGATTACGCCGGCAAGAAGGTTGTTGTCATCGGCAGTGGTGCGACGGCCATGACGCTGGTTCCCGCGATGGCCGGAACCGCTGGGCACGTCACCATGCTGCAGCGTTCACCCACCTATGTGGTGTCGCTGCCGTCGACGGACGCGCTCGCGGTGGCGCTGCAGGGCAAGCTGCCCGCCTCGATCGCTTACCCGATCGTGAAGTGGAAGAACCAGATGGTCAGCTTCATCAGCTACCAGACCAGCCGCCGCGACCCCGAGCGTATGAAGGGAATCCTGCGCGCGCTGTTGAAGCGCCAGCTGCCCGATTTCGATCTGGACAAGCACTTCACCCCGAAGTACAACCCGTGGGATCAGCGGTTGTGTGTGGTGCCGGATTCGGATCTGTTCCGCGCGCTGCGCAAGGGCACTGCCTCCATAGCCACCGACCGCATCGCGCGGTTCACGCCGAAGGGTATCCTGCTGGAGTCGGGCGAAGAGCTCGAGGCCGATATCATCGTGACCGCAACGGGTTTGAATGTTCAGCTGGCCGGTGGGCTCAAGCCTGTGGTGGACGGCGTGCAGGTGAACCCCGCGGATTCGGTGAGCTACAAGGGCTTGATGCTGACCGGTCTGCCGAACTTCATCTTCACCTTCGGGTACACCAATGCATCGTGGACCCTTCGTGCCGATCTGGTGTCGCAGTACGCCTGCCGCCTGCTCAAGTACATGGACAAAGAGGGCCAGACGGTCGTGTGGCCGGTTGAGCCCCCGACCAGTGAGCGGTTGCCGTTCTTGGAGGACTTGGTCTCCGGGTATGTCACCCGCGCGGAGAGCGCGGTGCCACACCAGGTGCCGCTGGCGCCGTGGCGCTCGTACCAGAACTACTTCCGTGAGCTGCCCGTCCTCAAGTACGGCAAGGTCGCCGACAAGGGTGTGCGATTCAGCAAGGTAAAGGTCTCGCGTGAGGCCCCCGTTGCAATAGGCAGGTAA